One window of the Xiphophorus hellerii strain 12219 chromosome 15, Xiphophorus_hellerii-4.1, whole genome shotgun sequence genome contains the following:
- the LOC116733883 gene encoding inverted formin-2-like isoform X4: MASRTKWDAVKERVTKGSDDDPDGSLEANLENADPELCVRLLQVPTVVNYSGLRRRLEKSDKSWMVQFLELQGLDLLMAALERLSGRGCARIPDALLQLTCVSCIRSVMNSSAGLDFILDNEEGYIRTLAQALDTSNVMVKMQVFELLAALALFDPQGRHLTLDAFENYKVLKKQQYRFSVIMNELQATDCVPYMVTMMAAINVLILGQEDLRKRHRLRHEFIGLQLLDLLPKLRETEDMDLNVQCDAFVDSMADDEEEMERLYGGIDMSNHQEVFSSLFTKVSSCPSSVQLLSILQALSMLDPKRNDIWLALEVLTDRATLLAQNTDLGPGDSLLDRLLPQKYLSSNKKVRTVDRAVQTLTVSCPPGQLELLAEKQAPPPGAGCPPPPPPLPANGVPLLLLPPPPPPLPPLLSPPAPPLPGFGAPPPPPPPPPPLPGMGIPPPPPLPGTGPPPPPPLPGMGIPPPPPMEMIAARSVQTLGSAYSSPAHHSSPAPCPTLRMKKLNWQKLPSRVVTDHQSLWTSSSSESVEPDYCSIEQLFSLPPTETKTRTKTRTESKEISFIDPKKSLNLNIFLKQFRCSHAEFVSLIQNGDRSKFDVEILKQLIKLLPEKHEIENLKSNQEDRDKMASVDQFYLQLLNVPSYALRIECMLLCEESSCVLETLKPKAELLDRACQSVRESSRLPSFCKLILSVGNFLNYGTHTGNADGFKIGTLLRLTETKANKSRITLLHHILEEVEEDHPDLLNLPDDLHICEKASGVNMESIQSEYSSLSKRLKSSEKKVSSSSEDIKEQYLSTIQESLQVCEHLQKVMTSVEDRRRDLADYLCEDVGTFSLDDLFGTIKTFRGLFLKAFKENENWRELEKKRKEREEEKKLKGDSGRMVRREVNQQDEGCIIDNLMAEIRKGHALKKTRTPSRRGSRGQRRGSLLVSADTVHAHPGTIRRSKAVEDPDSPLSSQSQKTSGMTPIQEVPPSHPGSSGQSKKPLEAVQTPAISSTSNQSATASPSGTSPDPGSAEPPKNQNPQTPAEETRRRRQESLEDSGLETQGSSGLKGVQPGAERPAPSRDQSSLSMADGSDFEYITSSEVRGIGPESGESPSRRTHQIRPKGIPGSAAYLNQSGPDQTCQNQTVLFIHKPTNQIVPSCCRTP; the protein is encoded by the exons GAACTACTCGGGTCTGCGGCGGCGCCTGGAGAAGAGCGACAAGTCGTGGATGGTCCAGTTCCTGGAGCTGCAGGGTTTGGACCTGCTGATGGCGGCGCTGGAGCGGCTGTCGGGGCGCGGCTGCGCCCGCATCCCCGACGCGCTGCTGCAGCTCACCTGCGTGTCGTGCATCCGCAGCGTCATGAACTCGTCCGCCGGACTCGACTTCATCCTGGACAACGAGGAGGGATACATCCGGACCCTGGCCCAGG CGCTGGACACGTCCAACGTGATGGTGAAGATGCAGGTGTTTGAGCTGCTGGCGGCGCTCGCCCTCTTCGACCCCCAGGGTCGCCACCTGACCCTGGACGCCTTCGAGAACTACAAG GTTCTGAAGAAGCAGCAGTATCGCTTCAGCGTCATCATGAACGAACTGCAGGCCACTGACTGCGTCCCCTACATGGTCACCATGATGGCCGCCATCAACGTCCTCATCCTGGGACAGGAAGACCTGCGCAAGAGACACCGACTGAGACACGAGTTCATTG ggctgcagctgctggatctGCTCCCCAAGTTGAG AGAGACGGAGGACATGGACCTCAACGTCCAGTGCGATGCGTTCGTAGACTCCATGGCGGACGACGAAGAAGAGATGGAGAGACTGTACGGCGGGATCGACATGAGCAACCACCAGGAAGTCTTCAGTTCGCTCTTCACCAAG GTGTCCAGCTGTCCGTCCTCAGTCCAGCTGCTTTCCATCCTTCAGGCCTTGTCGATGCTGGACCCAAAGAGAAACGACATCTGGCTGGCTCTGGAGGTGCTGACCGATCGAGCCACGTTGCTGGCCCAGAACA CTGATTTAGGCCCCGGTGATTCGCTGCTGGATAGGCTCCTCCCCCAAAAGTATCTGTCATCCAATAAGAAGGTCAGAACGGTGGACAGGGCGGTGCAGACCCTAACGGTCAGCTGCCCTCCTGGCCAATTAGAGCTGTTGGCAGAGAaacaggctccgccccctggaGCTGGTtgtcctccacctccaccacctTTACCAGCCAATGGAGTTCCACTTCttctgcttcctcctcctccacctcctcttccACCTCTTCTATCTCCTCCTGCTCCACCTTTACCAGGCTTTGGAGCTCCGCCTCCACCGCCTCCACCGCCTCCACCTTTACCTGGCATGGGGATCCCACCACCTCCACCACTACCAGGCACTGGacctccaccacctccacctTTACCTGGCATGGGGATCCCACCACCTCCACCAATGGAAATGATCGCCGCTCGTTCGGTCCAGACTTTAGGCAGCGCCTATTCTAGCCCCGCCCACCACtcaagccccgccccctgccCAACCCTGCGGATGAAGAAGCTGAACTGGCAGAAACTCCCGTCCAGAGTGGTAACTG ATCATCAGTCTCTCTGGACGTCGTCATCGTCAGAATCGGTGGAACCAGATTACTGCAGCATCGAGCAGCTCTTCAGTCTGCCTCCAActgaaaccaaaaccagaaccaagaccAGAACAGAGTCCAAAGAG ATTTCCTTCATTGACCCCAAGAAAAGCCTGAACCTCAACATCTTCCTGAAGCAGTTCAGATG TTCCCATGCGGAGTTTGTGTCTCTGATCCAGAACGGAGACCGATCCAAGTTCGATGTGGAAATCCTCAAACAGCTGATCAAACTGCTTCCAGAGAAACACGAG ATAGAAAACCTGAAGTccaaccaggaagacagagacaAGATGGCGTCAGTGGATCAGTTTTACCTGCAGCTGCTGAACGTGCCCAG ctacGCGCTGCGGATCGAGTGCATGCTGCTGTGTGAAGAGAGCAGCTGTGTGTTGGAGACTCTGAAACCCAAAGCTGAACTTCTGGACCGGGCCTGCCAAA GTGTCAGGGAAAGCTCCCGGCTGCCCAGCTTCTGCAAACTCATCCTCAGCGTCGGGAACTTCCTCAACTAC GGAACTCACACTGGGAACGCTGACGGCTTTAAAATTGGCACTTTGCTCCGACTGACTGAAACTAAAGCCAACAAGTCCAGGATCACGCTGCTGCACCACATCCTGGAG gaggtggaggaggaccATCCTGACCTGCTCAACCTGCCTGATGACCTGCACATCTGTGAAAAGGCTTCTGG AGTGAACATGGAGTCCATCCAGTCTGAGTACTCCTCTCTGTCCAAACGGCTCAAAAGCTCTGAGAAGAaagtttcctcttcctctgaggACATAAAGGAGCAGTACCTGTCCACCATCCAG GAGAGCCTGCAGGTGTGTGAGCATCTGCAGAAGGTCATGACCTCTGTGGAGGACAGGAGGCGGGACCTGGCGGACTACCTGTGCGAAGACGTCGGCACCTTTTCCCTCGACGACCTTTTTGGGACCATCAAGACCTTCAGAGGGCTGTTCCTCAAAGCCTTCAAG GAGAACGAAAACTGGAGAGAGctggagaagaagaggaaggagagagaggaggagaagaagctCAAAGGAGACTCCGGCAGGATGG TAAGGAGGGAGGTGAACCAGCAAGACGAAGGCTGCATCATCGACAACCTGATGGCCGAGATCCGGAAGGGCCATGCCCTGAAGAAGACCAGAACGCCGTCCCGCAGGGGCAGCAGGGGTCAGCGCCGGGGGTCACTTCTTGTTTCTGCAGACACGGTGCACG CGCATCCCGGGACCATACGGAGGTCAAAGGCCGTTGAGGACCCCGACTCCCCTCTTTCTAGCCAATCACAGAAGACATCTGGAATGACTCCAATCCAGGAAGTTCCGCCCTCCCATCCAGGAAGTTCTGGCCAATCAAAGAAGCCGTTGGAGGCGGTCCAAACTCCTGCCATTTCCTCCACTTCCAACCAATCTGCGACGGCCTCACCCTCTGGAACGAGTCCTGATCCCGGGTCAGCAGAACCACCAAAGAACCAGAACCCACAAACACCTGCAGAGGAGACCAGGCGCAGGCGTCAGGAGTCTTTGGAGGACTCGGGTCTGGAAACCCAAGGTTCCTCAGGACTGAAGGGAGTCCAGCCCGGCGCAGAGCGCCCGGCACCAAGCAGAGACCAGAGCAGCCTGAGCATGGCGGATGGGTCGGACTTTGAGTACATCACCTCGTCAGAAGTGAGAGGAATCGGACCGGAGAGCGGCGAAAGTCCCAGCAGGAGAACGCACCAGATCCGACCAAAAG GGATTCCTGGTTCTGCTGCGTATCTTAATCAGAGTGGACCGGACCAAACCTGCCAGAACCAAACGGTTCTGTTCATCCACAAACCGACCAATCAGATCGTCCCTTCTTGTTGCAGGACTCCGTGA